From the genome of Virgibacillus proomii, one region includes:
- a CDS encoding inositol monophosphatase family protein, giving the protein MNKEQRDEVFNHAKEWIYEAGKEIRDQIHAPLVVDTKSNPNDLVTTMDKATEEFFTKKIKDTFPHHFILSEEGYGDNLKSMNGTVWIIDPIDGTMNFVHQKRNFAISIGIYYDGVGEIGFIYNVMEDILYSAKKGEGVYKNNDKLPRLRKNIPFNETMLSLNHFWLCENRLVDEKVMQKLVKDVRGARTYGSAALEFAYVAEGIIDTYLTLSLSPWDYAAGIVIVNEVGGVTTTVDGDAINMLHKSSVVTGNRGIQQTILNDYVKTARK; this is encoded by the coding sequence ATGAATAAAGAACAACGTGATGAGGTTTTTAATCACGCAAAAGAATGGATATACGAAGCCGGTAAAGAGATAAGAGATCAAATTCACGCTCCATTAGTTGTCGACACAAAATCAAACCCCAATGATTTAGTGACGACCATGGATAAAGCTACTGAAGAATTTTTTACTAAAAAAATTAAAGATACCTTTCCGCATCATTTCATTTTAAGTGAAGAAGGCTATGGTGACAATTTAAAATCAATGAATGGAACGGTGTGGATCATTGATCCGATCGATGGTACGATGAATTTCGTTCATCAAAAAAGAAATTTCGCTATTTCTATTGGAATATATTATGATGGGGTTGGAGAAATAGGTTTTATATATAATGTGATGGAAGATATTCTCTATAGTGCTAAAAAGGGAGAAGGCGTTTATAAAAATAATGATAAGCTACCAAGGTTAAGAAAAAATATTCCTTTTAATGAAACAATGTTAAGTTTAAACCATTTTTGGCTATGTGAAAATCGACTAGTGGATGAAAAAGTAATGCAAAAACTTGTAAAAGATGTAAGAGGAGCACGCACTTACGGATCAGCAGCATTAGAATTTGCATATGTAGCCGAAGGGATTATTGATACCTATTTAACACTTAGTCTTTCTCCTTGGGATTATGCAGCTGGTATTGTTATTGTTAATGAAGTTGGTGGGGTGACTACTACTGTTGATGGAGATGCGATAAATATGCTTCATAAATCATCTGTAGTTACAGGAAATCGAGGTATCCAGCAAACAATATTAAACGACTACGTAAAGACAGCAAGAAAGTGA
- a CDS encoding YlaH-like family protein, which translates to MDGSFSFVFDFLLEQYGTKNIFLKLYIINLIFSIISFKLGFARKLPALKTIIVYIMLFIGVYLLTIFSIMQLPITESLIVISVVLAIYRFRLHRERKTR; encoded by the coding sequence ATGGATGGAAGCTTCAGTTTTGTTTTTGATTTTCTTTTAGAACAGTATGGAACCAAAAACATTTTTTTGAAATTATATATCATCAATTTAATTTTTAGTATTATTTCCTTTAAGCTTGGTTTTGCGCGAAAGCTGCCAGCATTAAAAACGATTATTGTATACATAATGCTTTTCATTGGAGTATATTTACTAACTATATTTAGCATTATGCAACTGCCGATTACGGAAAGCTTAATCGTTATTTCTGTTGTTTTAGCGATTTATCGGTTTAGACTGCATCGAGAGCGTAAAACAAGATAG
- a CDS encoding YhcN/YlaJ family sporulation lipoprotein: MKLFHMVIILSCALLFAGCNQQQEKSIEDTDNNKEFTQIKSSEPSEKKKLTNTEIANHLANIASDVPNVNDAVSVVAGPYAVVGIDVDKNLDRSRVGTIKYSVLEALYNDPYGKTAVVVADADGNERIRNMANKIQQGHPVYGVVDELAAIVGRYMPEFPINKNRPIEPDQNKEVIPEKEKEQLEDIEEEQSNHYKK; encoded by the coding sequence ATGAAATTATTTCACATGGTAATCATCCTGTCTTGTGCACTTTTATTCGCTGGATGCAATCAACAACAAGAAAAATCAATTGAAGATACGGACAACAACAAGGAATTTACTCAAATAAAAAGTTCAGAACCAAGTGAAAAGAAGAAACTAACAAATACAGAAATCGCTAATCATTTAGCTAATATTGCTAGTGATGTACCTAATGTTAATGATGCTGTATCCGTAGTTGCCGGTCCATACGCGGTGGTAGGTATTGATGTGGACAAGAATCTGGACCGTTCCCGAGTAGGTACGATTAAATACAGTGTATTAGAAGCATTATATAATGACCCTTATGGAAAAACCGCTGTTGTTGTCGCTGATGCTGACGGGAATGAAAGAATACGAAACATGGCTAATAAAATTCAGCAAGGACATCCTGTATATGGGGTAGTTGATGAATTGGCTGCAATTGTTGGGCGTTATATGCCGGAGTTTCCAATTAATAAGAATCGGCCAATTGAACCTGATCAAAATAAAGAAGTCATTCCTGAAAAAGAGAAAGAGCAGTTAGAAGATATAGAAGAAGAACAATCCAATCATTATAAAAAATAA
- a CDS encoding YlaN family protein, which yields MPEVKVDHREKALALLKADAEKILRLIEVQIDNLTMPQCPLYEEVLDTQMFGLSREIDFAVRLNLISENEGKALLEDLERKLNILHEAAQNSV from the coding sequence ATGCCAGAGGTGAAAGTAGATCATCGTGAAAAAGCCCTTGCCCTTCTTAAGGCTGATGCTGAAAAAATTTTGCGACTAATTGAAGTTCAAATAGATAACTTAACAATGCCACAATGCCCATTATATGAAGAAGTACTGGATACACAGATGTTTGGACTTTCCAGAGAAATTGATTTTGCTGTTCGTTTGAATTTAATCAGCGAAAATGAAGGTAAAGCACTCTTAGAGGATTTAGAGAGGAAGTTGAATATACTGCATGAAGCAGCGCAAAATTCCGTATAA
- a CDS encoding COX15/CtaA family protein — MMRILKWLSVVATLGMVFVLLGGALVTKTDSGDGCGDSWPLCEDELIPSEITPELIIELSHRLVSGVVGIAVVGLVILAWKKIGHVREVKFLSLFSLFFLIFQALLGAAAVKWGQSDAVLAAHFGISLVSFAGIFLLTLLIFEVDKKFDTTSLHIKKPHRVEIYAITIYTILVVYTGALVRHTNANLVCGSWPFCNNNAPLAFSAYSVPQWIQMGHRLAAGILFLWTVILAVRMIRHYRNNRIMSWGWGISLALITLQVVFGALVIITRLHLGTALLHALFISLYFAMLTYFILLASRSRKYAEQIDTKENVQSL, encoded by the coding sequence ATAATGAGAATCTTAAAGTGGTTATCTGTAGTTGCAACACTTGGGATGGTCTTTGTGTTACTGGGAGGTGCCTTAGTAACGAAAACAGATTCTGGAGATGGTTGTGGAGATAGCTGGCCATTATGTGAAGATGAATTAATCCCCTCTGAAATAACACCCGAATTAATTATTGAATTAAGTCATCGATTAGTAAGTGGGGTTGTTGGCATTGCTGTAGTTGGTCTAGTAATTTTAGCTTGGAAAAAAATCGGACATGTTCGCGAAGTAAAGTTTCTGTCTCTCTTTTCTTTGTTCTTCTTAATTTTTCAAGCACTGTTAGGTGCAGCAGCAGTAAAGTGGGGGCAGTCAGATGCTGTATTGGCAGCACATTTTGGAATTTCTCTGGTTTCATTTGCAGGTATCTTTTTATTAACATTGCTTATATTTGAAGTAGATAAAAAATTTGATACCACTTCACTTCACATTAAAAAACCGCATCGAGTGGAAATTTACGCAATTACTATATATACGATACTTGTCGTCTATACTGGTGCATTAGTACGACATACGAATGCAAATTTAGTCTGTGGAAGTTGGCCATTTTGTAACAATAATGCGCCGTTAGCGTTTTCAGCCTATTCTGTTCCGCAATGGATACAAATGGGACATCGGCTTGCAGCAGGAATTTTATTTCTTTGGACAGTAATTCTGGCTGTTAGAATGATACGTCATTACCGAAATAACCGTATCATGTCATGGGGTTGGGGAATCTCTTTAGCATTAATCACATTGCAAGTAGTTTTTGGTGCATTGGTAATCATCACTAGATTGCATCTGGGAACTGCACTTTTACACGCTTTATTTATCTCACTTTATTTTGCAATGTTGACTTATTTTATATTATTAGCTAGTAGAAGCAGAAAATATGCGGAACAAATAGATACCAAAGAAAATGTACAATCCCTCTAA
- a CDS encoding FtsW/RodA/SpoVE family cell cycle protein, with protein MLDKLKYYDYTLIITPILLSAFGLVMIYSASMVFAVVQGYPPTYYLTQQAVRFGMGLVGFIVCSVFPYRYYQKLIKLIILGVILLLIAVLLFGSTVNNAQSWILGIQPAEFAKLALIMYLASVYSKKQEYINEFNRAVLPPLIITGFILALITMQPDIGTASIVFLIACSVIFSSGIRLKHLVLLMFIGIVFVLIALPYMITDVRIARFTGAYQPFETPDSDGYQLIQSYVAIGNGGLTGEGLGQSVQKLGYLTEAHTDFIMAIVAEELGFIGVLIVIGMLAIIVLRGIFISRKAKDSFGALLAIGISCMVGIQAFINLGAISGILPITGVPLPFVSYGGSSLLVLLTSMGILNNIAMQINKREMEPTAEKQYNNTKVLHTYQGGKTWHNSNKSTKF; from the coding sequence ATGTTAGATAAATTAAAGTACTACGATTATACACTGATTATAACACCAATCCTTTTATCTGCATTCGGTCTAGTAATGATTTATAGTGCGAGTATGGTGTTTGCTGTTGTTCAAGGGTACCCGCCAACTTATTACTTAACACAGCAGGCTGTTCGATTTGGAATGGGTTTAGTAGGCTTTATTGTTTGCTCTGTTTTTCCTTATAGATACTATCAAAAATTAATTAAACTAATTATCTTAGGTGTGATATTATTACTAATAGCAGTACTACTATTTGGTTCAACTGTTAACAATGCTCAATCTTGGATTCTAGGAATTCAGCCTGCAGAGTTTGCTAAATTAGCATTAATTATGTATTTAGCATCTGTATATTCGAAAAAGCAGGAATATATTAATGAGTTTAATAGAGCAGTTTTACCTCCTCTTATTATTACTGGTTTTATATTAGCACTTATCACTATGCAACCAGATATTGGGACAGCTTCCATCGTGTTTTTGATTGCTTGTTCCGTCATTTTTAGTTCTGGCATACGCTTGAAGCATTTAGTTTTATTAATGTTTATTGGTATCGTGTTTGTATTGATTGCATTGCCATATATGATTACAGATGTGCGTATTGCTCGTTTTACGGGGGCATACCAACCCTTTGAAACTCCTGACTCTGATGGGTATCAGTTGATCCAGTCGTATGTTGCTATAGGTAATGGTGGACTTACTGGAGAGGGTCTTGGTCAAAGCGTTCAAAAATTAGGCTATTTAACGGAGGCACATACGGATTTTATTATGGCAATTGTCGCAGAGGAGCTTGGTTTTATCGGTGTGTTAATTGTTATTGGTATGCTTGCAATTATTGTCCTGCGAGGAATTTTTATATCTAGAAAAGCAAAGGACAGTTTCGGAGCATTGTTAGCGATTGGCATTTCGTGCATGGTAGGGATCCAAGCATTTATTAATTTAGGTGCAATTAGTGGCATACTACCTATTACAGGAGTACCTCTTCCGTTTGTAAGTTATGGTGGTTCATCTCTTTTGGTATTATTGACATCAATGGGGATTTTAAATAATATAGCTATGCAAATTAATAAAAGAGAAATGGAACCCACAGCAGAAAAGCAGTATAATAATACAAAAGTATTACACACATATCAAGGAGGAAAAACATGGCACAACTCAAACAAATCAACAAAATTTTAG
- a CDS encoding DUF5325 family protein, translating into MKKINWPMLLLAFLVISMFIGVGIAIAYRNIWLVILFLVLACVFMGTGISFKKKRK; encoded by the coding sequence ATGAAAAAAATAAATTGGCCAATGTTATTATTGGCTTTTCTCGTAATATCTATGTTTATTGGCGTTGGCATTGCAATCGCCTATCGGAATATTTGGCTCGTAATTCTATTTCTGGTACTGGCCTGCGTTTTTATGGGTACAGGAATTAGTTTTAAAAAGAAAAGAAAGTGA
- a CDS encoding UPF0223 family protein: protein MNYHYPIDETWTKEEVIQVVQFFTLIEQAYEKKVERDVLLAAYRAFKQIVPSKSEEKKLFKAFEQSSGYSSYQVVKQARTTEKPFLSIRKEEKLR from the coding sequence ATGAATTATCATTACCCAATAGATGAAACATGGACAAAAGAAGAAGTGATACAAGTGGTTCAATTTTTTACCCTGATAGAGCAGGCATATGAGAAAAAAGTAGAACGTGATGTATTATTGGCTGCTTATCGAGCATTTAAACAGATTGTACCTTCGAAAAGCGAAGAAAAGAAACTATTTAAGGCTTTTGAACAAAGTTCTGGCTATTCAAGTTATCAAGTTGTAAAGCAGGCAAGAACAACTGAAAAACCTTTTCTATCCATAAGAAAAGAGGAAAAGCTTCGTTAA
- a CDS encoding GapA-binding peptide SR1P, with translation MGTIVCQDCHKIIEQYENEKVVTLYSTCPTCRKNK, from the coding sequence ATGGGCACTATTGTATGCCAAGATTGTCATAAGATCATTGAACAATATGAAAATGAAAAAGTTGTTACACTTTATAGTACTTGTCCGACTTGTCGCAAAAATAAATAA
- a CDS encoding polysaccharide deacetylase family protein, producing MRKVGIIIALIIAILLAGCANENDENNQSTKEENPKAVKETGSQVEHNSQNTEDKQENAQVNKKKVTEQDDSKYTVAENATIVPINKGINKKVVLLTIDDVPDKYALDMAKTLKQLDANAIFFVNGHFLETKEQRDVLKQIHDMGFVIGNHTYSHAKLPDLAVQEQTEEIVKVSDQIEEIIGERPKFFRAPHGMNTDHSKQVAKEEDMIIMNWTYGYDYFAPYQDAKKLTKAMVSGEGPEVEVPYSLLKPGANLLMHDREWTNQALKDIVTGLREKGYEMVDPHTIKTLN from the coding sequence ATGAGGAAAGTCGGAATCATTATAGCACTTATTATCGCTATCTTGCTCGCTGGGTGTGCCAATGAAAACGATGAAAATAATCAATCTACAAAGGAAGAAAATCCAAAAGCAGTAAAAGAGACAGGCTCTCAAGTAGAACATAACTCTCAAAACACTGAAGATAAGCAAGAAAATGCACAAGTAAATAAAAAAAAAGTAACAGAGCAAGACGATTCTAAATATACAGTAGCTGAAAATGCTACAATTGTACCAATTAATAAGGGTATAAACAAAAAGGTAGTGCTATTAACAATTGATGACGTTCCCGATAAATATGCTTTGGATATGGCTAAAACATTAAAGCAACTAGATGCCAATGCTATTTTTTTTGTTAATGGACATTTTTTAGAAACGAAAGAACAAAGGGATGTCCTTAAGCAAATTCACGACATGGGATTTGTTATTGGTAACCATACATATAGTCATGCAAAACTTCCAGATTTAGCAGTACAAGAACAAACAGAAGAAATTGTTAAAGTTAGTGATCAAATTGAAGAAATAATTGGAGAACGCCCTAAATTTTTCCGTGCTCCACATGGTATGAATACAGATCACTCCAAGCAGGTTGCTAAAGAAGAGGATATGATCATTATGAACTGGACATATGGCTATGATTATTTTGCTCCTTATCAAGACGCTAAAAAGCTAACAAAGGCTATGGTAAGCGGCGAAGGGCCTGAAGTAGAAGTACCCTATTCATTATTGAAACCAGGAGCGAATCTGCTGATGCATGATCGAGAATGGACAAATCAAGCATTGAAAGATATTGTGACGGGTTTAAGAGAAAAAGGCTATGAAATGGTTGATCCGCACACAATTAAAACATTAAATTAA
- the pyc gene encoding pyruvate carboxylase, whose protein sequence is MAQLKQINKILVANRGEIAIRVFRACTELNIRTVAIYSKEDLSAYHRYKADESYLIGEGKKPIDAYLDIEGIIALAKRVGVDAIHPGYGFLSENIQFAKRCEEEGIIFIGPTSKHLDMFGDKVKAREQAIKAGLPIIPGSDGPVHSLEEVEQFANSHGFPIIIKASLGGGGRGMRIVRSKEGLAEAYDRAKSEARAAFGNDEIYLEKLIEHPEHIEVQIIGDVHGNIVHLYERDCSVQRRHQKLVEVAPSTSLSEKLRADICEAAVKLMRNVEYVNAGTVEFLVTGDQFFFIEVNPRIQVEHTITEMITGIDIVQTQIKVAEGRNLHDSSIDIPVQEKIVTNGYAIQCRITTEDPLNNFMPDTGRIMAYRSSGGFGVRLDAGNAFQGSVISPHYDSLLVKVSTWAVTFEQAAQKMVRNLKEFRIRGIKTNIPFLENVIRHKKFLTGVYDTTFVDNTPELFVFPKRKDRGTKMLTYIANTTVNGVDKDGNKEKPVFTKLQIPRIDKSKPIPIGTKQILDECGPEGLAAWMKEQKEVLLTDTTFRDAHQSLLATRIRTKDLCRIAEPTARMLPNLFSVEMWGGATFDVAYRFLKEDPWDRLLKLRERMPNVLLQMLLRASNAVGYKNYPDNLIKEFVEKSATAGIDVFRIFDSLNWVEGMKLAIESVRNNGKIAEAAMCYTGNILDTGRAKYDVSYYKNLAKELEKSGAHILGIKDMAGLLKPEAAYQLITTLKETVDLPIHLHTHDTSGNGIYLYARAIDAGVDAVDVAASPMAGLTSQPSAQTLYHALEDHERQPNINVDAYEKLSYYWEGIREYYRDFESGMKAPHTEIYMHEMPGGQYSNLLQQAKAVGLGDRWNEVKTMYRRVNDMFGDIVKVTPSSKVIGDMALFMVQNNLNEDDIYERGETIDFPDSVIEFAQGYLGQPYQGFPQELQRIILKGKEPIKVRPGELLDPIDFNQLKETLFKTLDRQVTSFDLISHALYPKVFMEYHKFHSRYGDVSVLDTPTFFYGMSRGEVIEVEIEQGKTLIVKLVSISEPREDGTRVVYFELNGQTREIVVKDQSIQSEVEMRAKADKSNAKHIGATMPGTVLKVLCNQGDKVNKGDHLLINEAMKMETTVQAPYTGLIKQVNVKEGDSIAVDDLLIVFE, encoded by the coding sequence ATGGCACAACTCAAACAAATCAACAAAATTTTAGTTGCCAATCGGGGGGAAATTGCAATTCGTGTATTTCGGGCATGTACCGAATTGAATATTCGCACGGTTGCTATTTATTCAAAAGAAGATTTAAGTGCTTATCATCGTTATAAAGCAGACGAATCCTATTTGATTGGTGAAGGTAAAAAGCCAATCGATGCTTACTTGGATATTGAAGGAATTATTGCGTTAGCAAAACGAGTTGGGGTCGATGCTATTCATCCTGGCTACGGATTTTTATCAGAAAACATTCAGTTTGCTAAACGTTGTGAAGAAGAAGGAATTATTTTTATTGGTCCGACAAGCAAGCACTTGGACATGTTTGGAGATAAAGTAAAGGCTCGTGAACAAGCTATAAAAGCAGGGCTGCCAATTATACCAGGAAGTGATGGACCAGTCCATTCATTAGAGGAAGTCGAGCAATTTGCTAATTCTCATGGTTTTCCAATCATTATTAAAGCTTCTCTAGGTGGCGGAGGACGTGGTATGCGGATTGTCCGCAGTAAAGAAGGCCTTGCTGAGGCATATGACCGAGCTAAGTCAGAGGCTAGAGCCGCTTTTGGTAATGATGAAATATACTTAGAAAAGCTGATTGAACATCCGGAACATATAGAGGTACAAATTATTGGCGATGTTCATGGTAATATCGTTCATTTATATGAAAGGGATTGTTCCGTACAGCGAAGACATCAAAAGCTAGTGGAAGTGGCGCCTAGCACATCGTTGTCAGAAAAATTACGAGCAGATATTTGTGAAGCTGCCGTTAAATTAATGCGCAATGTGGAATATGTGAATGCGGGAACGGTTGAATTTTTAGTAACTGGAGATCAATTTTTTTTCATTGAAGTAAATCCACGTATTCAAGTTGAACATACAATCACAGAAATGATCACAGGTATTGATATTGTTCAAACACAAATCAAGGTGGCGGAAGGTAGAAATTTACATGATTCATCCATTGATATTCCAGTACAGGAAAAAATTGTGACAAATGGTTATGCAATACAATGTCGTATTACAACAGAAGATCCTTTGAACAATTTTATGCCTGATACTGGAAGAATTATGGCATATCGTTCTAGTGGTGGCTTTGGTGTTCGCTTAGATGCTGGCAACGCTTTTCAGGGTTCTGTCATTTCTCCGCATTATGATTCATTATTAGTAAAAGTATCAACTTGGGCAGTAACTTTTGAACAGGCTGCGCAAAAAATGGTCAGAAACTTAAAAGAATTTCGCATACGTGGAATTAAAACGAATATTCCTTTTTTAGAAAATGTAATTAGGCATAAAAAATTTTTAACAGGTGTTTATGATACCACTTTTGTCGACAACACCCCTGAATTATTCGTATTTCCGAAGCGCAAGGACCGAGGAACTAAAATGCTCACGTATATTGCGAATACTACGGTTAATGGTGTTGATAAAGATGGTAATAAAGAAAAGCCTGTGTTCACTAAATTGCAAATCCCACGGATCGATAAATCGAAGCCAATTCCAATAGGAACAAAGCAAATTTTGGACGAGTGTGGTCCTGAAGGGTTAGCTGCTTGGATGAAAGAGCAGAAAGAAGTATTATTAACGGATACAACCTTTCGTGATGCTCATCAATCATTATTAGCAACTAGAATTAGGACAAAAGATTTATGTCGAATTGCTGAACCTACCGCCAGAATGTTGCCAAATTTGTTTTCTGTAGAGATGTGGGGCGGAGCAACCTTTGATGTTGCTTATCGCTTTTTAAAAGAAGACCCATGGGATCGATTATTAAAGCTGCGTGAAAGAATGCCGAATGTATTGTTGCAAATGCTGTTACGTGCGAGTAATGCAGTAGGTTATAAAAACTATCCAGACAATTTAATTAAAGAATTTGTTGAGAAGAGTGCAACAGCTGGAATCGACGTCTTTCGAATATTTGATAGTTTAAACTGGGTAGAAGGTATGAAGCTTGCTATAGAATCCGTTCGTAACAATGGTAAAATTGCTGAGGCAGCAATGTGTTATACGGGAAATATTTTAGATACTGGGCGCGCTAAATACGATGTGTCTTATTATAAAAATTTAGCTAAAGAACTTGAAAAATCCGGTGCACATATTTTAGGCATTAAAGATATGGCAGGTTTATTAAAACCTGAAGCTGCATACCAATTAATTACAACCTTAAAAGAAACCGTTGACTTACCAATTCATTTACACACACATGATACTAGCGGAAACGGAATTTATTTATACGCTCGGGCGATAGATGCGGGTGTTGATGCAGTTGATGTAGCAGCAAGTCCAATGGCTGGCTTGACCTCACAACCAAGTGCACAAACATTATATCATGCATTAGAAGATCATGAGCGTCAGCCTAATATAAATGTAGATGCATATGAAAAGTTGTCGTATTATTGGGAAGGAATTCGTGAATATTACCGAGATTTTGAAAGTGGCATGAAAGCGCCACATACTGAGATTTATATGCATGAAATGCCTGGAGGGCAATATAGTAATTTATTGCAGCAGGCGAAGGCAGTAGGTCTTGGGGATCGCTGGAATGAAGTGAAAACAATGTATAGACGGGTTAATGATATGTTTGGCGACATTGTAAAAGTAACTCCATCATCCAAAGTAATTGGTGATATGGCATTATTTATGGTACAAAATAATCTAAATGAAGACGATATTTACGAGCGTGGAGAAACGATTGATTTCCCAGATTCGGTTATTGAATTTGCACAAGGTTATCTTGGACAACCTTACCAAGGCTTTCCACAAGAATTACAGCGAATTATTTTAAAAGGAAAAGAACCAATCAAGGTTCGTCCAGGGGAATTATTGGACCCAATTGACTTTAACCAATTGAAAGAAACGCTATTCAAAACGTTGGATCGTCAAGTGACCAGTTTTGATCTCATCTCACATGCACTATATCCAAAAGTGTTTATGGAGTATCATAAATTCCATAGTAGATATGGGGATGTGTCGGTTTTAGATACACCAACTTTCTTTTATGGTATGTCACGTGGAGAAGTAATTGAAGTAGAAATAGAACAAGGAAAAACATTAATTGTTAAGCTTGTATCTATTTCCGAACCGCGTGAAGATGGGACACGCGTTGTCTATTTTGAACTAAATGGACAGACAAGAGAAATTGTTGTAAAAGATCAAAGTATCCAATCAGAAGTAGAAATGCGCGCTAAAGCAGATAAAAGCAATGCAAAGCATATAGGTGCGACAATGCCTGGAACGGTGCTCAAAGTGCTTTGTAATCAAGGAGATAAAGTAAACAAAGGAGATCATTTACTTATCAATGAAGCAATGAAAATGGAAACTACGGTTCAAGCTCCATATACGGGGCTCATCAAACAAGTGAATGTTAAAGAAGGAGATAGCATAGCAGTAGATGACTTACTGATTGTATTTGAATAG
- a CDS encoding YlaI family protein — protein sequence MQVKCTICDQIESIEDHCFEAKRLRNRRIHMYLCNDCYNRIEEKTLQRHATGKFRLYEEKKAANDFI from the coding sequence ATGCAAGTAAAATGTACAATTTGTGATCAAATAGAAAGTATTGAAGATCATTGCTTCGAGGCTAAACGTTTACGTAATCGGCGTATTCATATGTACTTATGCAATGATTGCTATAATAGAATCGAAGAAAAGACATTGCAGCGTCACGCAACAGGAAAATTCCGCTTGTATGAAGAAAAAAAGGCAGCTAATGATTTTATTTAG
- a CDS encoding YktB family protein codes for MSFTGFEEKDFDTFTIAGLEARMEAIQARIQPKFREIGNELTDYLATQLGNEMFLHIAKHARRTVNPPNDTWLAVANNKRGYKKHPHFQVGLFDDHVFIWLALIYELDHKSAIAQAFLNDFNRLKQLPEDFVISLDHTKKGAKQISDLEKKDVERFRDVKKAEFLIGRHYSKEDNRVYNGTTFLQLAKFTIDYLLPFYKLALNSK; via the coding sequence ATGTCATTTACAGGTTTTGAAGAGAAAGATTTTGATACATTTACAATTGCTGGACTTGAAGCTCGCATGGAAGCCATTCAAGCTCGAATTCAACCTAAGTTTAGAGAAATAGGTAATGAATTAACTGATTATTTAGCAACTCAATTAGGTAATGAGATGTTCTTACATATAGCTAAACATGCCAGAAGGACAGTTAATCCGCCTAATGATACGTGGCTAGCAGTAGCCAATAACAAACGGGGCTATAAAAAACATCCACATTTTCAAGTTGGATTGTTTGATGATCATGTATTTATTTGGTTAGCACTTATTTATGAATTGGACCATAAATCAGCAATCGCTCAAGCGTTTCTTAATGATTTTAATCGTTTAAAACAACTTCCTGAAGATTTCGTTATCTCTTTAGATCATACTAAAAAAGGTGCTAAGCAGATAAGTGATTTAGAGAAGAAAGATGTGGAACGTTTTCGAGATGTAAAAAAAGCTGAATTTTTAATTGGGCGACATTATTCTAAGGAAGATAATCGTGTTTATAATGGCACTACTTTTTTACAACTAGCAAAATTTACTATTGATTATTTATTGCCATTTTATAAACTTGCTTTAAATAGTAAATAA